Proteins from a genomic interval of Candidatus Lernaella stagnicola:
- the murF gene encoding UDP-N-acetylmuramoyl-tripeptide--D-alanyl-D-alanine ligase: MHDLYTAANIVAATGGTLLTGAPEARFHAISTDTRSIQPGDCFFALAGVHFDAHNFLDQALVRGATGLVVSREADLPTGFDAAIIRVDDTLQALGDLARWTLRQRGVPVIAITGSTGKTTSKEMCMQILEAHLPEQVLCSAGNFNNLIGLPLSVFQQTAAHQVVLLEMGMSMRGEIRRLAEIAEATIGVITNVSAVHLEHLKTIGAVAEAKGELLENFGAGNIAVLNLDDERVARMAEGKPFRAVYFSADPEANAEVKALAIHTKGFEGIDVELFVAGQLAKVALSTFGRHNVYNALAAAAAAHAFGVPLPAIVAGLEAFRPAAMRSKVLSIFGITVIDDSYNANPRSMDAALSALNELAKEGRKIAVLGDMFELGDESEAAHRRLGRHAAKMGLDRLILLGDQAHFVAAGATEEQMDSAAVVKASDHASIVNDLRETALRGDVILVKGSRGMRMERVVRGLKGESLA, from the coding sequence ATGCACGATCTCTACACCGCCGCCAACATCGTCGCCGCCACAGGCGGGACGCTCCTGACCGGAGCGCCGGAAGCGCGTTTTCACGCCATCAGCACCGACACGCGTAGCATTCAACCCGGCGACTGTTTTTTCGCGTTGGCCGGTGTACATTTCGACGCCCACAATTTTCTGGATCAAGCTCTGGTGCGCGGCGCGACGGGCCTGGTGGTCAGCCGCGAAGCCGACCTGCCCACGGGTTTTGACGCGGCGATCATCCGCGTGGACGACACGCTCCAGGCGCTGGGCGACCTGGCTCGATGGACGCTCCGCCAGCGCGGCGTGCCGGTGATTGCCATTACCGGTTCCACGGGAAAAACGACGTCCAAAGAAATGTGCATGCAGATCCTTGAGGCCCATTTGCCGGAACAGGTTCTGTGTTCGGCCGGGAACTTCAATAATCTGATCGGCTTGCCGCTAAGCGTGTTTCAACAAACCGCGGCCCACCAAGTCGTGCTCTTGGAAATGGGCATGTCGATGAGGGGCGAAATCCGGCGGCTGGCCGAAATCGCCGAAGCGACCATCGGCGTGATTACCAACGTTTCGGCCGTGCACCTGGAGCACCTCAAAACAATCGGCGCGGTCGCCGAGGCCAAAGGCGAACTGCTGGAGAACTTCGGCGCCGGCAATATCGCCGTGCTCAACCTCGATGACGAGCGAGTCGCGCGCATGGCCGAAGGCAAGCCGTTTCGGGCGGTGTATTTCTCAGCCGACCCGGAGGCAAACGCCGAGGTCAAGGCGCTGGCGATCCACACCAAGGGTTTCGAGGGCATCGACGTGGAGCTGTTCGTGGCCGGGCAGTTGGCGAAGGTCGCGCTCTCCACGTTCGGCCGTCACAACGTGTACAACGCCCTCGCGGCGGCGGCGGCGGCGCATGCGTTCGGCGTGCCCTTGCCGGCGATCGTCGCGGGTCTGGAAGCGTTTCGGCCGGCGGCGATGCGCAGCAAGGTGTTGTCGATATTCGGCATCACGGTGATCGACGACAGTTACAACGCCAATCCGCGATCGATGGACGCGGCGCTTTCGGCCTTGAACGAGCTGGCCAAAGAGGGCCGGAAGATAGCGGTGTTAGGCGACATGTTCGAATTGGGTGACGAGAGTGAGGCGGCGCACCGCCGGTTGGGGCGCCATGCGGCCAAGATGGGATTGGATCGTTTGATCCTGCTGGGCGACCAAGCCCACTTTGTCGCCGCGGGAGCCACCGAAGAACAAATGGACTCGGCGGCCGTCGTCAAGGCGTCGGATCATGCTTCGATCGTAAACGACCTGCGGGAAACCGCGCTGCGTGGCGACGTCATTCTGGTCAAAGGCAGCCGCGGCATGCGCATGGAACGGGTAGTGCGTGGA
- a CDS encoding UDP-N-acetylmuramoyl-L-alanyl-D-glutamate--2,6-diaminopimelate ligase: MLLSRIVDDLPWATFDRDAEVHRVVVDSRQVRTGDLFVAIRGEKLDGAKFIPQAIAAGASAVAAETDFAADGVARITVADARRFAAVAAHRLAGDPTAGLRVVGITGTNGKTSVTYQLEAIFQAEGRKVGVIGTVNYHYNNHVLAARFTTPEAPDLVAILQEMKNFGVDTVVMEVSSHALQLQRAVGCHFDAGVFTNLSRDHLDFHGALDAYLAAKLRLFEEMLPVSAKRKPHVFAAINTEDAAGRKVREATSVRAITYGAGADLHWIDVECDFDGLRGRLQYGDEVLEVKSPLLGDFQTMNVLAVAAVCCGLDTPGEAVIAGLAACDRIPGRLEPVGKQEFLVLVDYAHTPDALENVVGTLRRLSKGRLIVVFGCGGDRDRGKRPMMGKAVAQQANISLITSDNPRTENPAEIIRQILPGVEKTGRKRLEPEQLRDLNGNGDSYYAVEPDRAAAIRVAIDIARPGDVVLIAGKGHEDYQIIGTERIHFDDREVATEALAKRAKK, encoded by the coding sequence ATGCTGCTGAGTCGTATCGTCGATGATTTGCCTTGGGCCACGTTCGATCGGGACGCCGAGGTCCACCGCGTCGTGGTGGATTCACGCCAGGTGCGCACCGGCGACCTGTTTGTTGCCATTCGGGGCGAAAAGCTCGACGGCGCCAAGTTCATTCCTCAAGCCATTGCCGCCGGCGCGTCGGCGGTGGCCGCCGAAACAGATTTTGCGGCCGACGGCGTGGCACGAATCACGGTGGCGGACGCGCGTCGTTTCGCGGCGGTCGCGGCGCATCGGTTGGCCGGCGACCCGACAGCCGGATTGCGGGTTGTGGGCATCACCGGTACGAACGGCAAGACCTCGGTGACGTATCAATTGGAGGCGATTTTCCAAGCCGAGGGGCGGAAAGTCGGCGTGATCGGTACCGTCAACTATCACTACAACAACCACGTGCTGGCCGCGCGATTCACGACGCCGGAGGCGCCCGATTTGGTGGCGATTCTCCAAGAAATGAAGAATTTCGGCGTCGACACCGTGGTGATGGAAGTTTCCAGCCACGCCCTGCAACTTCAGCGCGCGGTCGGCTGTCATTTCGATGCGGGCGTGTTCACGAACCTGTCGCGCGACCACCTCGATTTTCACGGGGCGCTGGACGCCTACTTGGCCGCGAAGTTGCGCTTGTTTGAGGAGATGTTGCCGGTATCGGCCAAACGCAAGCCGCACGTGTTCGCCGCAATCAACACCGAGGACGCGGCCGGCCGGAAGGTGCGGGAAGCGACGTCGGTGCGCGCGATCACTTACGGCGCCGGCGCCGATTTGCACTGGATCGACGTCGAATGCGACTTCGACGGCCTGCGCGGCCGACTGCAATACGGCGATGAAGTACTGGAAGTGAAAAGCCCGCTGCTGGGCGATTTCCAGACTATGAACGTGCTGGCCGTCGCCGCGGTGTGTTGCGGGCTAGACACGCCGGGTGAGGCCGTGATCGCCGGCTTGGCCGCTTGCGACCGCATTCCCGGCCGCCTGGAGCCAGTCGGCAAGCAGGAGTTCCTGGTGTTGGTCGACTACGCACACACGCCGGACGCGCTGGAGAACGTGGTGGGTACGCTGCGGCGTCTGAGCAAGGGCCGGCTCATCGTGGTGTTCGGCTGCGGCGGTGATCGGGACCGCGGCAAGCGGCCGATGATGGGTAAGGCAGTGGCGCAGCAAGCGAACATTTCGCTGATAACCAGCGACAACCCGCGCACAGAGAATCCCGCGGAAATCATCCGCCAAATCCTGCCCGGCGTCGAGAAAACCGGGCGCAAGAGGTTGGAGCCCGAACAGTTGCGGGACTTGAACGGCAACGGCGATTCCTACTACGCCGTCGAGCCCGACCGCGCCGCGGCGATTCGCGTCGCCATTGATATCGCCCGGCCCGGGGATGTCGTGTTGATCGCCGGGAAGGGCCATGAGGATTACCAGATTATCGGAACCGAACGGATTCATTTTGACGACCGCGAAGTCGCGACCGAGGCGCTTGCTAAGAGGGCAAAGAAATAG
- a CDS encoding MBL fold metallo-hydrolase, whose translation MIIKQLPTGPLAVNCFIVGDLDTKEAIVIDPGGSVDNIVSALAEHELQCKIIFNTHTHFDHIGGNADLKDITGAELITHPKEAPFLQQADQAALMFGLRTKSSPPADRTVVEGDTIVVGKYEGVLVEIPGHSPCGLALIFPGHAFVGDALFAGGIGRTDFPGGSHDALIGAIRDKLYTLPDDTIVYPGHGPNTTIGHEKRTNPWVHV comes from the coding sequence ATGATCATCAAGCAATTGCCGACCGGCCCGCTGGCCGTAAACTGCTTCATCGTGGGCGATCTGGATACCAAGGAGGCGATCGTCATCGATCCGGGCGGTAGTGTGGATAATATCGTCTCCGCGCTGGCCGAACACGAACTGCAATGCAAAATTATTTTCAACACGCATACCCATTTCGACCACATCGGCGGCAACGCCGACCTAAAAGACATCACCGGAGCCGAATTGATTACCCACCCGAAAGAAGCGCCCTTCCTCCAACAGGCCGACCAGGCCGCGCTGATGTTCGGGCTGCGCACCAAGTCGAGCCCCCCGGCCGACCGCACCGTCGTCGAGGGCGACACGATTGTGGTTGGCAAGTACGAGGGCGTCTTGGTGGAAATTCCCGGCCACAGCCCTTGCGGCTTAGCGTTGATTTTCCCGGGACACGCCTTCGTCGGCGACGCACTGTTCGCGGGCGGTATCGGTCGCACGGATTTCCCCGGCGGCAGCCACGACGCGCTGATCGGCGCGATTCGCGATAAACTTTACACCCTGCCCGACGACACCATCGTCTACCCGGGTCACGGGCCGAACACGACCATCGGGCACGAAAAGCGGACCAATCCGTGGGTTCACGTATAG
- the coaBC gene encoding bifunctional phosphopantothenoylcysteine decarboxylase/phosphopantothenate--cysteine ligase CoaBC, translating into MLSGKNVVVGITGGIAAYKTAMLVRLLTKAGANVDVIMTKNAAHFVGPLTFQTLSGNPVHVDTFKLLDTSDISHTSLADRADLVIVAPVTANLIGKYANGIADDLLTTTLLATVAPVLLAPAMNPKMWNHPAVTENMKTLTARGVAHVGPEPGEVACKDYGYGRMSEPEDILEAALPLLVKPTLAGRKIVISAGPTREPIDPVRYISNRSSGKMGYALARAAHILGADVTLISGPTALPAPPGVHRINVESAEGMLTAVHAAFQQADALIMAAAVSDFRPADPVEEKLPKDQLHDSLKLARNADIVAGLAAEKGKRLVFGFAAETGDADAKAAAKMKRKGLDAIVANDVAAPGIGFDTDENEVQVIFADGRTVALPRRRKEDLAFAILEALFG; encoded by the coding sequence ATGCTCAGCGGCAAAAACGTCGTGGTGGGAATCACCGGCGGCATCGCCGCCTACAAAACGGCCATGCTGGTGCGGCTTCTGACCAAGGCCGGGGCGAATGTCGATGTGATCATGACGAAAAACGCCGCCCATTTTGTCGGCCCCCTCACCTTCCAGACGCTTTCGGGCAATCCGGTACACGTGGACACCTTCAAGCTGCTGGATACTTCCGACATTTCTCACACCAGCCTCGCCGACCGCGCCGATTTGGTCATTGTCGCGCCGGTAACCGCGAATCTGATCGGCAAATACGCCAACGGCATCGCTGACGACCTGCTGACCACAACCTTACTGGCCACCGTCGCCCCGGTGTTGCTCGCCCCCGCGATGAATCCCAAGATGTGGAATCACCCGGCCGTAACTGAAAACATGAAAACCTTGACCGCCCGCGGCGTGGCCCACGTCGGCCCCGAACCCGGGGAGGTCGCCTGCAAAGATTACGGCTACGGGCGCATGAGCGAACCGGAAGACATTCTCGAAGCCGCCCTGCCCTTACTCGTCAAGCCGACACTGGCCGGCCGCAAGATCGTCATCAGCGCCGGGCCGACCCGCGAACCCATCGATCCGGTGCGCTACATCTCCAACCGTTCCAGCGGCAAGATGGGCTACGCGCTGGCTCGCGCCGCGCACATCCTGGGCGCCGACGTCACGCTGATCTCCGGCCCGACCGCCCTGCCCGCGCCCCCGGGCGTGCATCGCATTAACGTCGAGTCGGCCGAGGGCATGCTCACCGCCGTGCACGCTGCCTTTCAGCAGGCCGACGCGTTGATTATGGCCGCCGCAGTTTCCGACTTTCGCCCCGCCGACCCGGTGGAGGAGAAGCTACCGAAAGACCAATTGCACGATTCGCTCAAGCTGGCCCGTAACGCCGATATCGTGGCCGGTCTTGCTGCGGAAAAGGGCAAGCGGCTTGTATTCGGTTTCGCCGCCGAAACCGGTGACGCCGACGCCAAGGCCGCCGCAAAAATGAAACGCAAGGGGCTCGACGCCATTGTAGCCAACGACGTGGCCGCGCCGGGTATCGGCTTCGACACCGATGAGAACGAAGTGCAGGTCATCTTCGCCGACGGCCGCACCGTTGCCCTACCTCGCCGGCGTAAGGAAGACTTGGCTTTCGCGATTCTGGAGGCGCTGTTCGGCTAA
- a CDS encoding serine/threonine-protein kinase — MFEPGDILSDKYKIVEKIGMGGMGAVYKAEEITFGLGRTVAIKVLPTHLASDEKLVQRFVEEMKILAHLDHPHIVPIHAVDESNGTIYYVMKYLAGVTMKACIRRRGSLTPPHVIHVMRQIARAVSHIHKAGAIHRDIKSVNIMVDDEDNATLMDFGIAKIAGGANLTTDGEVLGTAPYMAPEQWEGRNDLRSDIYALGVLMYEMLTGAPPFHGDSLSEIMAAHLRQPPVPLRTIRPLIPEPLAEIVHRCLAKDPEARFQTANDLVAALDYAERALDSETDPESDFQDRFDFSAEPILEQTVVAEVDRLLSTGRPREAFNTLLDAWPEDMTHNELSRKLADLKSLAEKDEQVRRQAEEWIAEGETDQARQLLEDHVSQYPHSAARQLLESILVEDETVLIEQPDITPPPSTEPVTSPLPETRLMGAATQVRQQKRTKGPGSWKKRLLIAGIVLAVLALPIGISAIFAPATSQGLTNAGDWLFEQQVYGFPPLFNCIRSYKLALVYDSGNHAADRALNRTAMHLATVAHGYAQHGEYRKAANYMKWALRIHQRGPWLRAYEQFCEKK; from the coding sequence ATGTTTGAACCGGGCGACATACTCTCGGACAAATACAAGATTGTCGAGAAAATCGGGATGGGCGGCATGGGAGCCGTTTACAAGGCGGAGGAAATCACCTTCGGCCTGGGTCGCACCGTGGCGATCAAAGTGCTGCCGACGCATCTGGCGTCCGATGAAAAGCTGGTGCAGCGTTTCGTCGAGGAAATGAAGATCCTCGCCCACTTGGACCATCCCCATATCGTGCCGATTCACGCAGTCGACGAATCCAACGGCACGATCTATTACGTTATGAAGTACCTCGCCGGCGTCACCATGAAAGCGTGTATTCGCCGGCGCGGTAGCCTCACTCCCCCTCACGTGATTCACGTGATGCGGCAAATCGCCCGCGCCGTCAGCCACATTCACAAGGCCGGAGCGATTCACCGCGACATCAAGTCGGTCAATATCATGGTCGACGACGAAGACAACGCGACCCTCATGGATTTCGGTATCGCGAAAATCGCCGGCGGCGCCAATCTGACCACCGACGGGGAAGTCCTGGGAACCGCGCCGTACATGGCGCCGGAGCAGTGGGAAGGACGCAACGACCTGCGCTCGGATATCTACGCCTTGGGCGTGTTGATGTACGAAATGCTCACCGGTGCGCCGCCCTTCCACGGCGATAGCCTCTCGGAAATCATGGCGGCCCACCTGCGCCAGCCGCCGGTGCCGTTACGAACGATTCGGCCGCTAATCCCGGAGCCGCTGGCCGAAATCGTGCATCGCTGTTTGGCGAAAGACCCAGAGGCGCGCTTCCAGACGGCCAACGATCTGGTTGCGGCCCTGGATTACGCCGAGCGAGCACTGGATAGCGAGACGGACCCTGAAAGCGATTTTCAGGATCGGTTCGATTTTTCCGCCGAGCCGATACTCGAACAAACCGTCGTGGCCGAGGTGGACAGGTTGCTTTCGACCGGTCGCCCGCGTGAGGCCTTCAATACGTTGTTGGATGCGTGGCCGGAAGACATGACCCACAACGAGCTCTCCCGAAAACTGGCCGACCTCAAATCACTGGCCGAGAAAGACGAGCAAGTTCGCCGGCAAGCCGAAGAGTGGATTGCGGAGGGAGAAACCGATCAGGCGCGGCAGTTGCTGGAAGACCACGTGAGCCAATATCCGCACAGTGCCGCCCGGCAGTTGCTCGAATCGATCCTCGTCGAGGACGAAACGGTCCTGATCGAGCAACCCGACATCACGCCGCCGCCGAGCACGGAGCCGGTTACGTCGCCGCTGCCTGAGACCCGCTTGATGGGCGCGGCAACACAGGTCAGACAGCAGAAAAGAACAAAAGGACCGGGGTCGTGGAAAAAACGGCTTTTGATCGCCGGGATCGTCCTTGCCGTTCTGGCGCTTCCTATCGGAATTTCGGCCATATTCGCGCCGGCAACCAGCCAGGGTCTGACCAACGCGGGCGATTGGCTCTTCGAGCAGCAAGTTTACGGTTTTCCGCCGTTATTCAACTGTATCCGTAGCTACAAATTGGCGTTGGTTTACGACAGCGGGAATCACGCCGCCGATCGCGCCCTCAACCGTACCGCGATGCACCTGGCGACCGTGGCCCATGGCTATGCCCAGCACGGTGAATACCGGAAAGCCGCAAATTATATGAAATGGGCGTTGCGTATCCATCAACGCGGCCCTTGGTTGCGCGCATACGAGCAATTTTGCGAAAAGAAATAG
- a CDS encoding penicillin-binding protein, translated as MDPTNHDSLLRYRRRRRPFWRRRRQVRPMRKKAPFDVEETQRVRAGWLLVFFIGAFAILGGRAFHLTVLQHDFLVKQAEAGRLTAMPLTKPRGEILDRNGERLAGAIDVDSVFAHPHKVKHPEQAAEALSKILCMDRDKILAGLTRSERKFVWIKRKISAEQSDAIDQLDDEMLKGVHRVKESTRTYPRGNLAAQVLGFTNVDMVGLEGLEREYEDQLAGQSGEIIALRDAKGNVYLSEGVHIEGRTQGVNLKLTLDATIQWFAEQALDEIVKKHHPKGCWVIVTDVRSGKILAIANRPTYDPAAANISKPGDRRIRAVLDMYEPGSTMKPLTMAMALEDGKVDLNEKIHCGLGKYYYGGHTIHDEHNIGLASPATIIKESSNIGISKIAQRLGAKGLYNWLRRFGMGQRTGVDLPGESKGILRNYKDWYPIDIATHSYGQGISVTALQLLMATNALGNGGRLMLPYLVSEIIDADGKVLKRNNPQIVRRVVSEKVADDVLEMMRLVTTSGGTGTRAALGNFPVAGKTGTAYKVDPRTGKYHPTKRVGSFIGMVPGDAPVLGIIVVVDEPRGVGFGGVVAAPAFREIATRSLDYLGVFAVQKQEEQALAAKIAANMNRDEKQPRVDAARVASRNCKDGFVPDFLGLTMRKAQALAGRHSVTLELEGTGIAVRQSPSPGRSMSQARKVKLVFAAKH; from the coding sequence ATGGATCCAACTAACCACGACAGTCTGTTACGTTACCGGCGCCGCCGGCGCCCCTTCTGGCGCCGCCGCCGGCAAGTGCGCCCGATGCGCAAGAAAGCGCCTTTTGACGTGGAAGAAACGCAGCGGGTGCGCGCCGGTTGGCTGCTCGTGTTTTTCATCGGCGCCTTCGCGATCCTAGGCGGTCGCGCCTTCCATTTGACCGTGCTGCAGCACGATTTCCTGGTCAAACAAGCCGAAGCGGGTCGCCTGACCGCCATGCCCCTTACGAAGCCGCGCGGCGAAATCCTCGACCGAAACGGCGAACGTCTGGCCGGCGCCATCGACGTCGACTCGGTATTTGCGCATCCACACAAAGTGAAGCACCCGGAACAGGCAGCGGAAGCCTTGAGCAAAATCCTGTGCATGGATCGTGACAAGATTCTCGCCGGGCTGACTCGTAGCGAGCGCAAGTTCGTTTGGATCAAGCGCAAAATCAGCGCGGAACAATCCGACGCGATCGATCAACTCGATGACGAAATGCTCAAAGGCGTCCACCGCGTCAAGGAATCCACGCGCACCTATCCCCGCGGCAACTTGGCCGCGCAGGTCCTCGGATTTACCAACGTGGACATGGTGGGGCTGGAAGGTCTCGAACGGGAGTACGAAGATCAATTGGCGGGCCAATCCGGCGAAATCATTGCCCTGCGCGACGCTAAAGGCAACGTGTACCTCTCCGAAGGGGTGCATATTGAAGGCCGGACCCAGGGCGTCAATCTCAAGTTGACGCTGGATGCGACGATTCAATGGTTCGCCGAGCAGGCGCTGGACGAGATCGTCAAAAAGCACCACCCAAAAGGGTGCTGGGTGATCGTAACGGACGTGCGTTCGGGCAAGATCTTGGCGATCGCCAATCGGCCGACCTACGATCCCGCCGCGGCCAACATTTCCAAACCGGGTGATCGGCGCATCCGCGCCGTGTTGGATATGTATGAGCCCGGCTCGACGATGAAACCGCTGACCATGGCCATGGCGCTGGAAGACGGCAAGGTTGATCTGAACGAGAAAATCCACTGCGGCCTCGGCAAGTATTACTACGGCGGTCACACGATTCACGACGAGCACAACATCGGCTTGGCGAGCCCGGCGACGATCATTAAGGAAAGCTCGAACATCGGTATCAGCAAAATCGCCCAGCGGTTAGGTGCGAAGGGGTTGTACAACTGGCTGCGCCGTTTCGGCATGGGCCAGCGAACCGGAGTGGACCTGCCGGGCGAATCCAAGGGCATCCTGCGTAACTACAAAGACTGGTATCCGATCGACATCGCCACCCATTCCTACGGCCAAGGCATTTCGGTCACCGCGCTTCAGTTGCTGATGGCCACCAACGCCCTGGGCAACGGCGGCCGGCTGATGCTGCCGTACCTCGTCTCGGAAATCATTGACGCCGACGGCAAGGTGCTCAAGCGGAACAATCCCCAGATCGTGCGGCGGGTGGTCAGTGAAAAAGTGGCCGACGATGTCCTCGAAATGATGCGCTTGGTCACGACTTCCGGCGGTACCGGCACGCGCGCCGCGCTCGGTAACTTCCCGGTCGCCGGAAAAACGGGTACCGCGTACAAAGTCGACCCGCGCACCGGCAAATACCACCCCACCAAGCGGGTCGGCAGTTTCATCGGGATGGTGCCGGGCGACGCGCCGGTATTGGGCATCATCGTGGTGGTTGACGAACCTCGCGGCGTCGGCTTCGGCGGCGTCGTGGCGGCGCCGGCGTTCCGGGAAATTGCGACGCGGTCGCTGGATTACCTGGGCGTGTTCGCCGTCCAAAAACAAGAAGAGCAAGCGTTGGCCGCCAAGATCGCGGCAAACATGAATCGTGACGAAAAACAGCCGCGGGTCGACGCGGCGCGGGTTGCGAGTCGCAACTGCAAAGACGGCTTCGTTCCCGATTTCTTGGGATTGACCATGCGCAAGGCACAGGCGCTGGCCGGTCGGCACAGCGTCACACTCGAATTGGAAGGGACCGGCATCGCCGTGCGTCAATCGCCGTCGCCGGGCCGGTCAATGAGTCAAGCGCGGAAAGTTAAGTTGGTGTTTGCGGCCAAGCACTGA
- the rsmH gene encoding 16S rRNA (cytosine(1402)-N(4))-methyltransferase RsmH produces the protein MTGHDAVLLTETIAQLKLRPGDTAIDATCGAGGHSEAIATAIGPDGILIAIDQDEAALEKVKQRIGHHSQIRFVHGNFRTLDSILGSFAIEHVNAICADLGVASFHFDDLSRGFSFRSEVELDARMDRRQSLTAAKLLATASEKELGRIFREYGEETRWRAMAAAVVKARQESPSFTGTRLREIARGVKGRPRRGDKAIDPSTQVLQALRVAVNDELGALRDFLPAVVTALAPAGRVAVIAYHSLEDRIVKQFFRDEEKGCQCPPTIPRCVCGRKPTLRRVTRKPTVPSEAEIQRNPRSRSAKLRVAERI, from the coding sequence ATGACCGGGCACGATGCAGTACTGCTAACCGAAACCATTGCGCAACTCAAGCTCAGGCCAGGAGACACGGCGATTGACGCCACATGCGGCGCGGGCGGTCACAGCGAGGCGATCGCAACGGCGATTGGCCCCGACGGCATACTGATCGCCATCGACCAGGACGAAGCGGCACTGGAAAAAGTCAAACAGAGAATCGGACATCACTCACAAATCCGTTTCGTACACGGGAATTTTCGCACGTTGGATAGCATCCTTGGTTCTTTCGCAATCGAGCACGTGAATGCGATTTGTGCGGATTTAGGCGTGGCGAGCTTTCATTTCGACGACCTCTCGCGGGGCTTTTCGTTTCGTAGCGAGGTGGAATTGGACGCTCGGATGGACCGCCGGCAGAGCCTGACCGCCGCGAAGTTGTTGGCTACAGCTTCCGAGAAGGAACTGGGCCGGATTTTCCGCGAGTACGGCGAAGAGACGCGCTGGCGGGCGATGGCGGCGGCGGTCGTGAAGGCGCGGCAGGAGAGTCCGTCGTTTACCGGGACGCGGCTGCGGGAAATCGCCCGCGGGGTCAAAGGCAGGCCGCGACGCGGGGATAAGGCGATCGATCCGTCGACTCAGGTCCTGCAAGCCCTGCGTGTGGCGGTAAACGACGAACTAGGCGCTTTGCGGGATTTCTTGCCGGCGGTGGTGACGGCACTGGCACCGGCCGGGCGTGTGGCGGTGATCGCCTATCACAGCCTGGAGGACCGCATCGTCAAGCAGTTTTTCCGCGATGAGGAGAAAGGCTGCCAATGCCCGCCGACAATTCCGCGGTGCGTATGCGGCAGAAAGCCGACGTTGCGGCGGGTAACGCGCAAACCGACTGTTCCGAGCGAAGCGGAAATACAACGCAATCCGCGATCGCGTAGCGCCAAGTTGCGGGTCGCAGAGCGAATTTAA
- a CDS encoding NUDIX hydrolase — MSFKPVTPLCTVDIIIRLQDGRIVLIKRKNPPYGWAIPGGFIDVGESAETAAAREAKEETSLEVELTDLIGVYSDPNRDPRFHTLSVVYAATATGTPKAADDAREVGIFDREGALNLDLAFDHRRILLDYFDIK, encoded by the coding sequence ATGAGTTTCAAACCTGTCACCCCACTGTGCACCGTAGACATTATCATTCGGCTGCAAGACGGTCGTATCGTGTTGATAAAAAGAAAGAATCCGCCGTACGGGTGGGCGATCCCGGGCGGTTTTATCGACGTGGGCGAGTCGGCCGAGACTGCGGCGGCCCGCGAAGCGAAAGAGGAGACGTCGCTCGAGGTGGAGTTGACCGACCTGATCGGCGTATATTCGGATCCGAACCGCGATCCGCGATTTCACACGCTCTCGGTCGTCTACGCTGCCACGGCCACGGGAACGCCCAAAGCGGCGGACGATGCGCGCGAAGTGGGGATATTTGACCGGGAAGGCGCATTAAATTTGGACCTGGCATTCGATCATCGGCGCATTTTGCTTGATTATTTTGATATAAAATAG